In one window of Bombus fervidus isolate BK054 chromosome 4, iyBomFerv1, whole genome shotgun sequence DNA:
- the Bel gene encoding ATP-dependent RNA helicase bel yields the protein MSNAANQNGSGLEQQLAGLDLQGSRQPSGGRYVAPHLRNKSGSNAPSGGDHHFSSNSRPYSDRDRGRDRDRERERDRDRDRGRGGSAYRDTRSRDVDFGNFGNFGGRNRRSANQENGRDYRYANSDRDRERERDRQINSGNDRWQDQPRNDRWQESRNDHRMGGRWKDDREGGRTNSEIDWTIPTSRDERLEVELFGSGNTGINFSKYEDIPVEATGDNIPPHITSFDEVKLTEIIKNSITLAGYDKPTPVQKYAIPIIIGRRDVMACAQTGSGKTAAFLVPILNQIYESGPRAPPVNTSGKRKHFPLGLVLAPTRELATQIYDEARKFAYRSRMRPAVVYGGSNIVDQMRELDRGCHLLVATPGRLVDMLGRGKIGLHNCRYLVLDEADRMLDMGFEPQIRRIVQEDTMPPTGERQTLMFSATFPKEIQMLARDFLSNYIFLAVGRVGSTSENITQKIVWVEEHDKRSYLLDLLQAGNFSDSSAESLTLVFVETKKGADTLEEYLHQMGYPVTSIHGDRTQREREEALRRFRAGKAPILVATAVAARGLDIPHVKHVINFDLPGDVEEYVHRIGRTGRMGNLGLATSFFNGKNINLVRDLVSLLIEANQELPPWLDDMFSEARYSGGGSRRAGSTKGRFSGGFGARDYRQTPSSGSARNNGSSNRPGSYGGSYGNYGGNYNSPYNSSANNVSGNDPDWWDK from the exons ATGAGTAATGCAGCCAACCAGAATGGATCAGGTCTAGAGCAGCAG TTAGCTGGTCTGGACTTGCAGGGCTCCCGCCAACCAAGTGGGGGTCGCTACGTAGCACCGCATTTGCGAAATAAATCTGGAA GTAACGCGCCTTCTGGCGGTGATCACCATTTTTCTTCCAACTCAAGACCATATTCCGATAGAGATAGAGGAAGAGATCGCGATCGTGAAAGGGAAAGGGATAGAGATCGTGATAGGGGAAGAGGTGGTTCAGCCTACAGAGATACACGGTCTCGTGATGTCGACTTTGGAAATTTCGGGAATTTTGGTGGGCGCAACAGACGTAGTGCCAATCAAGAAAATGGAAGAGATTATAGATATGCCAATTCTGACCGTGACCGAGAGCGAGAGCGAGATCGCCAAATTAATTCTGGAAATGATCGTTGGCAGGATCAACCTAGAAACGATCGCTGGCAAGAGAGTAGAAACGATCACAGAATGGGTGGTAGATGGAAGGACGATAGAGAGGGAGGTAGAACAAACTCTGAAATCGACTGGACAATTCCCACTTCCAGAGATGAACGATTGGAGGTGGAGTTATTTGGTAGCGGCAATACTGGAATTAACTTTAGTAAATACGAGGATATCCCAGTTGAGGCTACTGGGGATAACATACCTCCACATATCACATCT TTTGACGAAGTTAAGCTGACGGAGATAATAAAGAATAGCATTACTTTGGCTGGTTATGATAAACCCACGCCAGTACAGAAATATGCGATACCGATTATTATCGGGCGCCGTGATGTTATGGCCTGTGCCCAAACGGGGTCTGGTAAAACAGCGGCCTTTTTAGTGCCAATATTAAATCAGATTTACGAAAGCGGGCCACGTGCACCTCCAGTCAACACTTCTGGAAAGCGTAAACATTTCCCTCTTGGTCTAGTACTAGCACCTACGAGAGAGCTTGCTACGCAAATATACGATGAGGCGCGGAAATTCGCATATAGATCACGTATGCGTCCTGCTGTTGTTTATGGTGGTTCGAACATTGTAGATCAAATGCGAGAATTAGATCGTGGTTGTCATCTGCTTGTTGCAACACCTGGTCGCCTTGTAGATATGTTAGGGCGAGGTAAAATTGGGTTGCATAATTGCCG atATTTAGTATTGGACGAAGCGGATCGTATGTTGGATATGGGTTTCGAGCCACAAATAAGACGTATAGTTCAGGAGGACACAATGCCACCTACCGGGGAAAGGCAGACACTTATGTTTTCAGCTACGTTTCCGAAAGAAATTCAAATGTTAGCAAGAGACTTCCTCAGTAACTATATCTTTTTAGCTGTAGGACGTGTTGGTTCTACATCTGAAAATATTACTCAGAAAATCGTATGGGTGGAAGAACATGATAAGCGTTCTTATTTGCTTGACCTTCTTCAAGCTGGCAACTTTTCAGATTCTT ctGCTGAGTCATTGACTCTAGTATTTGTGGAAACAAAGAAAGGCGCAGATACGTTGGAAGAATATTTACATCAAATGGGATATCCGGTGACTAGCATTCATGGTGATCGAACACAACGCGAACGAGAAGAAGCTTTGCGTCGCTTCCGAGCTGGTAAAGCGCCAATACTTGTTGCTACCGCTGTTGCTGCCCGTGGGCTTGATATTCCACACGTGAAGCACGTAATTAACTTCGATTTACCGGGAGATGTTGAAGAATACGTTCATCGAATTGGCCGTACTGGTCGTATGGGAAATCTAG GTTTAGCAACGTCGTTCTTCAACGGCAAGAATATTAACTTGGTGCGCGATTTGGTATCTCTTCTAATCGAAGCTAATCAGGAACTCCCTCCTTGGCTAGACGATATGTTCTCCGAAGCAAGATATTCCGGAGGTGGATCTCGTCGGGCTGGGAGTACTAAAGGCCGATTTAGCGGCGGTTTTGGTGCTAGAGATTATCGTCAAACACCAAGTTCCGGATCTGCCCGTAATAATGGTTCGTCCAATAGGCCTGGCAGTTACGGAG GAAGTTATGGCAATTACGGAGGTAACTATAACAGCCCGTATAATAGTTCTGCTAACAATGTCAGCGGTAATGATCCTGATTGGTGGGACAAGTAA